A single Clostridium sp. AN503 DNA region contains:
- a CDS encoding TRAP transporter substrate-binding protein codes for MKKKVMAFVLTASMILPLVACGNSGGSGAAAPAAKTEAASENTEAAQTEAKKAEAADDTEAAGEAQAAVTEGASYSINVASTFAPEGPVHQVMEEFKSNIETASGGRIKVVIHPSGALGGAREVAEGLHAGTIEMGALGCEDFEYYAPEYSILEAPYLFRDVDHFKNFMDTYGDQIFSEVQEKSGIMTSAWFYRGARMMTANKKIEKPEDLKGLKFRLPSIPVRVSVFEDFGASPTIVDFSELYMALKTGTVDAQENPPETIYSYKYYEAQKYLILSSHIFTLARYITSESWFNTLTPEDQALIGQAWADAQAKVTAEYPDPDATYIEKCQAEGMEVVTPDNEAFIKLAAPVVQEYNDKNWKPGLLDMVNDLK; via the coding sequence ATGAAGAAAAAAGTTATGGCATTTGTATTGACGGCTTCTATGATTTTACCGCTGGTTGCGTGTGGCAACAGCGGAGGCAGCGGGGCGGCGGCTCCGGCAGCTAAGACGGAAGCGGCATCTGAGAATACGGAGGCTGCTCAAACAGAGGCGAAAAAGGCAGAGGCAGCAGACGATACGGAAGCTGCCGGGGAAGCGCAGGCTGCGGTGACGGAGGGGGCTTCCTACTCGATCAACGTGGCTTCCACATTTGCTCCTGAGGGACCGGTCCATCAGGTGATGGAAGAATTTAAGTCCAATATTGAGACTGCTTCCGGAGGAAGGATCAAGGTGGTCATCCACCCGAGCGGCGCCCTGGGCGGGGCAAGGGAAGTTGCTGAGGGGCTACATGCAGGGACCATAGAGATGGGCGCCCTGGGATGTGAGGATTTTGAGTATTATGCTCCGGAATATTCAATCCTGGAGGCACCATACCTGTTCCGGGATGTGGACCATTTTAAGAATTTTATGGATACATACGGTGATCAGATCTTTTCTGAGGTTCAGGAAAAGTCTGGGATCATGACATCAGCGTGGTTCTACAGAGGCGCCAGGATGATGACTGCGAACAAGAAGATCGAGAAACCGGAGGATTTAAAGGGACTGAAATTCCGCCTGCCTTCCATCCCGGTAAGGGTCTCTGTATTTGAGGATTTTGGGGCGTCTCCCACCATTGTTGATTTCTCCGAGCTTTATATGGCGCTCAAGACCGGGACTGTAGATGCACAGGAGAATCCTCCGGAGACCATCTATTCCTACAAGTATTATGAGGCACAGAAGTATCTGATCCTTTCATCTCATATCTTTACGCTGGCCAGATATATTACCTCTGAGTCCTGGTTCAACACGCTGACGCCGGAAGACCAGGCCCTGATCGGTCAGGCCTGGGCAGATGCACAGGCGAAGGTTACCGCGGAGTATCCGGACCCGGATGCAACCTATATAGAGAAATGCCAGGCGGAGGGGATGGAAGTTGTTACGCCGGATAACGAAGCATTTATAAAGCTGGCTGCACCTGTGGTTCAGGAGTATAACGACAAGAACTGGAAACCGGGCCTGCTTGATATGGTAAATGACCTCAAATAA
- a CDS encoding TRAP transporter small permease subunit, which produces MTKKILSFLENVCAVCLCILTFSVFFQILARLVFHIPATWTVEIGRAMFLSIVFLGMPILIYHDGQMVVTMIKDLFAGKRKATLIFNVIEDVCAYFFLVTLAYGCYDRMLSEWTAAIPTVEWLTYGYLYLVMLAGTLLMLYAKAVHTKNYLTGSRREEDDSCIRP; this is translated from the coding sequence ATGACAAAAAAGATATTGTCTTTCCTGGAGAATGTCTGTGCGGTATGTCTCTGTATACTTACATTTTCCGTGTTTTTTCAGATTCTGGCCCGCCTGGTATTCCATATCCCGGCCACGTGGACTGTCGAGATCGGACGGGCGATGTTTTTATCCATCGTATTCCTTGGAATGCCAATCCTGATCTATCATGACGGACAGATGGTAGTCACAATGATAAAGGATCTGTTTGCCGGAAAGAGAAAAGCCACTTTAATATTCAATGTGATAGAGGATGTGTGCGCCTATTTCTTTTTAGTGACGCTGGCGTATGGCTGCTATGACAGAATGCTTTCAGAATGGACTGCGGCGATCCCCACGGTTGAATGGCTGACCTATGGTTATCTGTATCTGGTCATGCTGGCCGGAACACTGCTTATGCTGTATGCCAAGGCAGTCCACACAAAGAATTATTTGACTGGAAGCCGGAGAGAGGAGGATGACTCATGTATCAGACCGTAG
- a CDS encoding exopolyphosphatase, whose amino-acid sequence MVRTFAAIDVGSFELELGIYEIVDKGVIRSVDHVKHMIALGKDTYNEGKISYGLVEEMCDVLNDFVRIMQGYQVSDYRAYATSAMREALNSQIVLEQIRVRTGIEVKVISNSEQRFISYKAIAAKDAEFQRTIQKGTAIADVGFGSMQVSLFDKDALVSTQNLPLGVLRLRELLAHVKLTADIEQSLVTDLVDNELVTFRKMYLKDREVKNLIAIGEPILTLYYKAGAAKRSDRVTKEEFTKFYDKMRHLTRDQIEDIFDVNADYASMLFPTAAIYKRMMEITGAEIMWMPGIRMTDGIAAEYAEDKKLLKFNHNFANDIIVTSRNMAKRYKCHMHHIQMVETAALQVFDCLKKYHGMKARERLLLQISADLHSCGKFVTMRDAAECAYNIIMATEIIGLSHVEREIVANVVKYHAQSFRYNEVEVAEKVSPGSRLVNPDNLVLMIAKLTAILRLANAMDRSHANKLAGCRLNVKENQLIITTDYDGDVTLEAMSIESKGDFFEEIFGIRPVLKQKKRV is encoded by the coding sequence ATGGTACGTACGTTTGCGGCAATCGATGTGGGGTCATTTGAGCTGGAGCTTGGGATATACGAGATCGTGGATAAAGGCGTTATCCGCTCTGTTGACCATGTAAAACACATGATTGCCCTTGGAAAGGATACTTACAATGAAGGCAAGATCAGCTACGGCCTGGTGGAGGAAATGTGTGATGTGCTGAATGATTTTGTCAGGATCATGCAGGGGTATCAGGTGTCGGATTACCGGGCCTATGCCACCAGCGCCATGCGGGAAGCGCTGAACAGCCAGATCGTGCTGGAGCAGATCCGGGTCCGCACGGGGATCGAAGTGAAGGTGATCAGCAACTCGGAGCAGCGCTTTATCAGCTATAAGGCGATCGCCGCCAAGGATGCGGAATTCCAGAGGACGATCCAGAAGGGGACAGCCATTGCAGATGTGGGATTTGGAAGTATGCAGGTCTCCCTGTTTGACAAGGATGCCCTGGTGTCCACCCAGAACCTGCCCTTAGGCGTGCTGCGCCTGCGGGAGCTGCTCGCCCATGTGAAGCTGACTGCGGATATCGAGCAGTCGCTGGTGACGGATCTGGTTGACAATGAGCTGGTGACATTTCGAAAGATGTATTTAAAAGACCGGGAAGTAAAGAACTTAATTGCGATCGGAGAGCCGATCCTGACCCTTTATTACAAAGCGGGGGCGGCAAAGCGCAGCGACCGGGTCACGAAAGAAGAGTTTACGAAGTTCTATGACAAGATGCGGCATCTGACCAGGGACCAGATCGAGGATATTTTCGACGTGAATGCAGATTATGCATCCATGCTGTTCCCCACTGCCGCGATCTATAAGAGGATGATGGAGATCACCGGAGCGGAGATCATGTGGATGCCGGGCATCCGTATGACGGACGGGATTGCGGCTGAATATGCGGAGGACAAAAAGCTTTTAAAGTTCAACCACAATTTTGCCAACGACATCATTGTCACATCCCGCAATATGGCCAAGCGGTATAAGTGCCACATGCATCATATCCAGATGGTGGAGACGGCAGCCCTGCAGGTGTTTGACTGTCTGAAGAAATACCACGGCATGAAAGCGCGGGAGCGTCTGCTTTTGCAGATCTCGGCGGACCTCCACTCCTGCGGCAAGTTTGTTACCATGCGTGATGCTGCCGAGTGTGCATACAACATTATCATGGCAACGGAGATCATCGGCCTTTCCCATGTGGAGCGGGAGATCGTGGCGAATGTGGTCAAATACCACGCCCAGAGCTTCCGTTATAATGAGGTGGAGGTGGCGGAAAAGGTTTCTCCGGGCAGCCGCCTGGTGAACCCTGACAATCTGGTCCTGATGATCGCCAAGCTGACTGCGATCCTGCGGCTGGCCAACGCCATGGACCGGAGCCATGCCAATAAGCTGGCGGGATGCCGGCTGAATGTAAAAGAGAACCAGTTGATTATTACCACTGATTACGACGGGGATGTGACGCTGGAGGCCATGTCCATTGAATCGAAGGGTGATTTCTTTGAAGAGATCTTCGGAATCCGTCCGGTTCTGAAGCAAAAAAAGAGGGTGTAG
- a CDS encoding GntR family transcriptional regulator — translation MMDEKRQYVVVVNSVREQAYQTLRNEIVSMELKPGTVISTQDIATRLNISRTPVREAFIRLQGESLLEISPQKATVVSRIDFDRVNQERFIREALEVQNMYNFAAAASADTIKAMRDNIKQQYQALHAEDYAKYLELDNSFHQLEFTDTHEDLAASLIRQMNGHYDRVRLISSREQGVADTIIREHEQLVDYVSHKDVDSAVGLLQRHIRELQSFQHVLVDKWDGYFVQNQI, via the coding sequence ATGATGGATGAAAAACGACAGTATGTTGTGGTGGTCAACAGTGTGCGGGAACAGGCTTACCAGACGCTCCGCAATGAGATAGTCAGTATGGAACTGAAGCCAGGGACTGTGATCAGTACACAGGATATCGCTACCAGGTTGAATATCAGCAGGACGCCCGTGAGGGAAGCCTTTATCCGGCTTCAGGGAGAAAGCCTGCTGGAGATCTCCCCGCAGAAAGCCACAGTAGTCTCGCGGATTGATTTTGACCGGGTAAACCAGGAGCGCTTTATCCGCGAAGCCCTGGAAGTGCAGAATATGTATAACTTTGCCGCAGCAGCTTCGGCAGATACTATTAAAGCTATGCGTGACAACATAAAGCAGCAGTATCAGGCATTGCATGCCGAAGATTATGCAAAATATCTGGAGCTGGACAACAGCTTCCACCAGCTGGAATTCACCGATACCCATGAAGATCTGGCCGCGTCCCTGATCCGGCAGATGAACGGGCATTACGACCGGGTCCGCCTGATCTCCTCCCGGGAGCAGGGTGTTGCTGATACCATTATCCGGGAACATGAACAGCTTGTAGACTACGTGAGCCATAAGGATGTTGACAGTGCGGTCGGCCTATTGCAGAGGCATATCCGTGAGCTTCAGTCTTTCCAGCATGTATTGGTGGATAAATGGGATGGGTATTTTGTGCAGAATCAGATATAG
- a CDS encoding lysophospholipid acyltransferase family protein: protein MIRFILVALMVLGFLVSSIPLLIGEWFVGRKDKKRQQEHSLLVVQAMFRMLIRLTGSTVTVKGRERIPEGAVLYVGNHRSYFDILVGYTSVPGLTGFVAKKEMLRYPLLSNWMCNVNCLFLDRTDMKAGLKMILDGIAKVKEGISIWIFPEGTRSRGKDILEMLPFKEGSLKIAEKSGCPVVPVAITGTGDIFEQHIPFMRPSHVTIEFGEPFYIKELPPEQKKHAGAYTQGKIIEMLKQEQQARRA, encoded by the coding sequence ATGATACGATTTATTTTGGTTGCTCTGATGGTTTTGGGATTTCTGGTTTCCAGTATCCCGCTGCTGATCGGAGAATGGTTTGTGGGCCGGAAGGACAAGAAGCGCCAGCAGGAGCACAGCCTTCTTGTGGTGCAGGCGATGTTCCGGATGCTGATCCGGCTGACCGGTTCTACGGTGACGGTGAAAGGCAGGGAGAGGATACCGGAGGGGGCGGTCCTGTATGTGGGCAATCACCGGAGTTATTTTGATATTCTGGTGGGTTATACGTCGGTGCCGGGTCTGACAGGGTTCGTTGCAAAAAAGGAGATGCTGCGTTATCCGCTTTTGTCCAACTGGATGTGCAACGTGAACTGCCTGTTTTTGGACCGGACGGATATGAAGGCGGGGCTTAAGATGATCCTGGACGGGATCGCCAAGGTGAAGGAAGGGATCTCTATCTGGATCTTCCCGGAGGGGACCCGCAGCCGGGGGAAGGATATCCTGGAGATGCTCCCATTTAAAGAGGGAAGCCTAAAGATCGCGGAAAAGTCCGGCTGCCCGGTGGTGCCGGTCGCGATCACGGGAACAGGGGACATATTTGAACAGCATATTCCGTTTATGCGTCCGTCCCATGTGACGATCGAGTTTGGGGAGCCTTTTTACATCAAAGAGCTGCCTCCTGAGCAGAAGAAGCACGCAGGTGCATATACCCAGGGGAAAATCATAGAAATGCTGAAGCAGGAACAGCAGGCGCGGAGGGCTTAG
- a CDS encoding RNA degradosome polyphosphate kinase: protein MAETDTIYTDPKNYVNRELSWLEFDYRILNEARDKSIPLFERLKFLSITASNLDEFFMVRVASLKDMVHAKYKKPDIAGLKPEEQLVLIGEKTHDLVDMQYSTYNRSLLPALKQQGLHIVCEHEELTEQEAAYVDKFFHKNVYPVLTPMAVDSSRPFPLIRNKSLNIAALVQKKDGEQDLEFAMVQVPAGLARIVELPDGKDGERRVILLEEIIERNMKELFLNYNIVTAHPFRIMRNADFTLDEEEAVDLLEEIQKQLKKRQWGEVIRLEVEEKVDKRLLKILKRELSVGSEDIYEISGPLDLTFLMKMYGMSGFDHLKTPAYMPQPVPAFMNDDDIFTNIRKGDILLHHPYQTFDPVVNFVRLAAKDKDVLAIKQTLYRVSGHSPIIAALAEAAENGKQVSVLVELKARFDEENNINWAKKLEKAGCHVIYGLVGLKTHSKITLVVRREEDGIRRYVHLGTGNYNDSTAKLYTDCGLMTCHPQIGEDATAVFNMLSGYSEPPTWNKLLLAPLWLRSRCIKMIKREAAHARAGKPAHIMAKMNSLCDKEIIANLYEASCAGVKIELVIRGICSLKAGVPGLSENISVHSIVGNYLEHARIFYFENDGSPEVYMGSADWMPRNLDKRVEIMFPVEDPELKEQVIHILEVQLADNVKAHILQPDGTYEKIDKRGKVLVTAQEQFCQEAIAMAKARREGQDVHNTRVFVPATPPENE, encoded by the coding sequence ATGGCAGAGACAGATACGATTTATACCGACCCGAAAAATTATGTTAATCGTGAACTGAGCTGGCTGGAGTTTGATTACCGGATCTTAAATGAGGCCAGAGACAAGAGTATTCCGCTGTTTGAGCGGCTGAAGTTTTTGAGTATCACAGCCTCCAACCTGGACGAATTTTTTATGGTGCGCGTGGCATCCCTCAAGGATATGGTGCATGCCAAGTATAAGAAGCCGGATATTGCAGGATTAAAGCCTGAGGAGCAGCTGGTGCTGATCGGGGAAAAGACCCATGATCTGGTGGATATGCAGTACTCCACCTACAACCGGTCCCTTTTACCGGCTCTGAAGCAGCAGGGGCTGCATATCGTTTGCGAGCACGAGGAACTGACGGAGCAGGAAGCGGCGTACGTGGACAAATTTTTCCACAAGAATGTATATCCGGTGCTGACCCCTATGGCAGTAGATTCCTCCCGGCCGTTTCCGCTTATCCGCAACAAGTCGCTGAACATTGCGGCCCTGGTGCAGAAGAAAGACGGGGAACAGGACTTGGAGTTTGCCATGGTCCAGGTACCGGCGGGGCTGGCGCGCATCGTGGAGCTTCCGGACGGCAAGGACGGCGAGCGCCGCGTGATCCTTCTGGAAGAGATCATCGAGCGCAACATGAAGGAGCTGTTCTTAAACTATAATATCGTGACTGCCCACCCGTTCCGCATCATGCGCAATGCTGACTTTACCCTGGACGAGGAGGAGGCTGTGGATCTTTTAGAGGAGATCCAGAAACAGCTCAAGAAGCGCCAGTGGGGCGAGGTTATCCGCCTGGAGGTTGAGGAAAAGGTTGACAAGCGGCTGTTAAAGATCCTGAAGAGGGAGTTGTCCGTTGGGTCGGAGGATATCTATGAGATCAGCGGTCCCCTGGACTTGACATTTTTGATGAAGATGTACGGCATGAGCGGTTTTGACCATCTAAAGACGCCGGCTTACATGCCTCAGCCGGTACCGGCATTTATGAATGACGACGATATCTTTACCAATATCCGCAAGGGAGATATCCTGCTGCACCATCCCTACCAGACCTTTGACCCGGTAGTGAATTTTGTGCGGCTGGCTGCGAAGGATAAGGATGTGCTGGCGATCAAGCAGACATTGTACCGGGTGAGCGGCCATTCGCCGATCATCGCGGCCCTGGCGGAAGCGGCTGAGAACGGCAAGCAGGTATCGGTGTTAGTAGAGCTGAAGGCCCGTTTTGATGAGGAGAACAATATCAACTGGGCGAAGAAGCTTGAGAAGGCCGGCTGCCACGTGATCTACGGCCTGGTGGGCTTAAAGACCCACAGCAAGATCACCCTGGTGGTGCGCCGGGAGGAGGACGGCATCCGCCGTTATGTCCATCTGGGTACTGGTAACTATAACGACTCTACGGCCAAACTCTATACGGACTGCGGGCTGATGACCTGTCATCCGCAGATCGGGGAGGACGCCACCGCCGTGTTTAACATGCTGTCAGGATATTCGGAACCGCCGACCTGGAACAAGCTTCTGTTGGCCCCGTTGTGGCTGAGGAGCAGATGTATCAAGATGATCAAACGGGAGGCCGCCCATGCACGTGCAGGGAAACCGGCCCACATCATGGCGAAGATGAACTCTCTCTGCGACAAGGAGATCATTGCCAATCTCTATGAGGCCTCCTGTGCCGGAGTGAAGATCGAGCTGGTCATCCGCGGGATCTGCAGCCTGAAGGCTGGCGTCCCGGGCCTCAGTGAGAATATCAGTGTCCATTCGATCGTGGGCAATTATCTGGAGCATGCACGGATCTTTTACTTTGAGAATGACGGCAGCCCGGAGGTATACATGGGCAGCGCTGACTGGATGCCGAGGAACTTGGATAAGCGTGTGGAGATCATGTTCCCGGTGGAGGACCCGGAGCTTAAAGAGCAGGTCATCCACATCCTGGAGGTGCAGCTTGCCGACAATGTGAAGGCACATATCCTTCAGCCTGACGGCACCTATGAGAAGATCGACAAGCGGGGCAAGGTCCTCGTCACCGCCCAGGAGCAGTTCTGCCAGGAAGCAATCGCCATGGCAAAGGCCCGGCGGGAGGGGCAGGATGTGCATAATACGCGGGTGTTTGTGCCGGCTACGCCGCCGGAGAACGAGTAG
- a CDS encoding Abi family protein yields the protein MKTSYFSLISGYKDSFKNPATGKYIDGTTLEDIYRLYQFDNELRSIFLKYILIAERSIKSSLAYHFCSIYGDNQQQYLSPYNYLITDSTRKGIQKLIDILSYHLTYNSEYAYINHYKSKHQNVPLWIMVQVLTMGQASHLFDYLKASVAIKICNDYHCISRKTLHSFLSIMTKHRNVCAHGNRFFNYVTKDSITDTLIHDKLHIPQLHNRYQCGKNDIFSEVIILKYLLDNEDFHNFYFDIKHCIKKYHPQSTILEKMGFLKNWTSIIRLKC from the coding sequence ATGAAAACCAGTTATTTCTCCCTAATCTCTGGTTACAAGGACTCCTTCAAAAATCCAGCTACCGGAAAATACATAGATGGTACTACCTTAGAAGATATTTATCGGTTATATCAATTTGACAACGAACTTCGAAGTATATTCTTAAAGTATATACTCATTGCAGAAAGAAGTATAAAATCCTCTTTAGCCTACCATTTTTGTTCCATATATGGGGACAATCAGCAACAGTATTTGTCACCATACAATTATCTGATTACAGACTCCACAAGAAAAGGTATACAAAAGCTAATTGATATTCTATCTTATCATTTAACTTACAACAGCGAGTACGCATATATTAATCATTATAAATCCAAACATCAAAATGTTCCTCTCTGGATTATGGTCCAGGTATTAACCATGGGACAGGCCTCTCACCTGTTTGACTATCTGAAAGCTTCTGTTGCCATCAAAATCTGCAATGACTATCACTGTATATCAAGAAAAACTTTACATTCGTTTTTATCCATTATGACAAAGCATCGCAATGTATGTGCACATGGAAACCGTTTTTTCAATTATGTTACCAAGGATTCCATTACGGACACCCTGATTCATGATAAGTTACATATTCCTCAACTTCACAATCGTTATCAGTGTGGTAAAAATGATATTTTTTCTGAAGTCATTATATTAAAATACTTGTTGGACAATGAGGATTTCCACAATTTTTATTTTGATATAAAGCACTGCATAAAAAAATACCACCCTCAAAGCACTATTTTAGAAAAAATGGGATTTCTCAAAAATTGGACATCCATTATCCGGTTAAAATGTTAA
- the pheA gene encoding prephenate dehydratase, with protein MDLQECRRELDKIDREIVELFERRMEICGCVAETKIGSGRAVYDGEREKQKLETVGAMAHGEFNQTAVRELFSQMMTISRRYQYRMLAEHGKGVDLGFKKLTELSTEGARIVYQGVEGAYSHAATLQFFGDQADIYHVASFEDAMNEVQDGRADFAVLPIENSSAGAVIDMYDLLIRYHNYIVAETFLPANHALLARQEAEITDIRTVYSHPQALMQCSRFLNEQKEWKQISFANTAVAAKKVLEDNDKTQAAVASEIAGKLYGLKVLKPSIQNNQGNTTRFIILAKEAVYRKDAGKISLCFELPHHSGTLYNMLGNFIFNHVNMMMIQSRPIPGRNWEYRFFVDIEGNLEDAAVENALKGIAEEALNMRILGNYFTKS; from the coding sequence GTGGATTTACAGGAATGCAGAAGAGAACTGGATAAGATTGACAGAGAGATCGTGGAGCTGTTTGAGCGCCGGATGGAGATCTGCGGATGTGTGGCGGAGACCAAGATCGGTTCCGGCAGGGCGGTCTATGACGGGGAGCGGGAGAAACAGAAGCTGGAGACTGTGGGCGCTATGGCCCATGGGGAGTTCAACCAGACTGCGGTGAGGGAGCTGTTTTCCCAGATGATGACCATCAGCCGGCGGTATCAGTACCGTATGCTGGCAGAGCACGGAAAGGGCGTGGATCTGGGCTTTAAAAAGCTTACAGAGCTTTCGACAGAGGGGGCACGCATTGTATATCAGGGCGTGGAAGGCGCTTACAGCCATGCGGCTACACTTCAGTTTTTTGGGGATCAGGCTGACATCTATCATGTGGCGAGTTTTGAGGACGCCATGAATGAGGTACAGGACGGACGGGCTGATTTTGCGGTGCTTCCCATTGAGAATTCTTCCGCAGGTGCGGTCATAGACATGTATGATCTGCTGATCCGTTATCATAACTATATTGTGGCGGAGACTTTCCTGCCTGCGAACCATGCGCTTTTGGCGCGGCAGGAGGCGGAGATCACCGATATCCGGACGGTGTATTCCCATCCCCAGGCGCTGATGCAGTGCTCCAGGTTTCTGAATGAACAGAAGGAGTGGAAGCAGATCAGCTTTGCCAACACTGCAGTAGCGGCAAAGAAGGTGCTGGAGGACAACGATAAGACCCAGGCGGCGGTAGCAAGCGAGATTGCCGGAAAGCTCTATGGCCTGAAAGTGTTAAAGCCTTCGATCCAGAACAACCAGGGCAATACCACCCGGTTTATCATCCTTGCAAAGGAGGCGGTGTACCGGAAGGATGCAGGGAAGATCAGCCTCTGCTTTGAACTGCCGCACCATAGCGGAACCCTGTATAATATGTTGGGGAATTTTATTTTCAACCATGTAAACATGATGATGATCCAGTCCAGGCCGATTCCGGGAAGGAACTGGGAATACCGGTTCTTCGTGGATATCGAGGGGAATCTGGAGGACGCCGCGGTGGAGAATGCGCTGAAAGGGATCGCGGAGGAAGCGCTCAATATGCGGATTTTGGGGAATTATTTTACGAAGAGTTAA
- a CDS encoding TRAP transporter large permease — protein MYQTVALILTLGLIILLAFGVPVGMSLCVVGCVGFMVNMGTIASWFQLISMPLKLTSSLQNFLLLSIPLFILAAKIMNGSSITKRIFKFANVAAGWLSGGLGHANILASLLFAGMSGTAVSDAAGLGQIEIEAMKNNGYDVDFSAGVTAASSTIGPIFPPSVPMVMYSTISGVSVGSLFLGGVVPGVLMTITMMIIVYAVAKKRNYPKMPFPTVKEFVSAFWEALIPMLTPVILLAGIWTGLFTTTESAVVATVYALLISFFVFKEMTLERLWGILKETIRDTASIGFVTAAAAFYGWVLARCGISNAIAEWLANVTTNPIVFMLIVNIALLVIGCFMESIAAILVFGPVLLTAATAMGIDPLYFGLVMVLNLMIGLCTPPFGVCLFVIADTAKISFQKMVKAMLPFYIPLFGCLILLCLVPEIGTWLPGLFAK, from the coding sequence ATGTATCAGACCGTAGCGTTGATCCTTACACTTGGACTTATCATCCTTCTGGCATTTGGCGTGCCGGTGGGCATGTCCCTCTGCGTAGTGGGATGTGTGGGTTTTATGGTCAATATGGGGACCATAGCGTCATGGTTCCAGCTTATATCCATGCCCTTAAAGCTGACCAGCAGCCTGCAGAACTTCCTTTTGCTGTCAATCCCGCTTTTTATCCTGGCGGCAAAGATCATGAACGGTTCTTCGATCACAAAGCGGATATTCAAATTTGCAAATGTGGCTGCCGGGTGGCTGTCGGGGGGACTGGGACATGCCAACATCCTTGCGTCCCTGCTCTTTGCGGGAATGTCCGGGACGGCAGTCTCCGATGCAGCCGGACTGGGCCAGATTGAGATAGAGGCAATGAAAAACAATGGCTATGACGTTGACTTTTCAGCGGGTGTTACGGCGGCGTCCTCCACGATCGGTCCTATTTTCCCGCCGTCGGTCCCTATGGTCATGTATTCGACCATATCAGGCGTATCGGTAGGGTCTCTGTTCCTTGGAGGGGTAGTGCCGGGAGTATTGATGACCATAACCATGATGATAATCGTGTATGCTGTTGCAAAAAAGAGGAATTATCCCAAGATGCCATTCCCGACAGTAAAAGAATTTGTCTCAGCCTTTTGGGAAGCGCTGATCCCCATGCTGACTCCGGTCATCCTTCTGGCGGGGATCTGGACAGGCCTTTTCACGACGACGGAATCGGCTGTGGTAGCGACGGTGTATGCACTTTTGATATCCTTCTTTGTGTTTAAGGAGATGACCCTGGAACGGTTGTGGGGTATCTTGAAAGAGACGATCAGGGACACGGCATCTATCGGATTTGTTACGGCTGCGGCTGCCTTTTATGGCTGGGTCCTGGCGCGCTGTGGGATATCCAACGCCATTGCGGAGTGGCTGGCAAATGTAACGACCAATCCGATCGTATTTATGCTGATCGTCAACATTGCGTTACTTGTGATCGGCTGTTTTATGGAGAGCATTGCAGCGATCCTGGTGTTTGGCCCGGTCCTTCTGACTGCGGCTACCGCTATGGGGATCGATCCGCTTTATTTTGGTCTTGTGATGGTCTTAAACCTGATGATCGGCCTGTGTACGCCTCCATTTGGAGTATGCCTGTTTGTCATAGCTGACACGGCTAAGATAAGTTTTCAGAAGATGGTGAAGGCCATGCTCCCATTTTATATCCCGTTGTTCGGATGCCTGATACTTCTGTGTCTGGTGCCTGAAATAGGGACATGGTTACCGGGCTTGTTTGCAAAATAA